A single window of uncultured Methanospirillum sp. DNA harbors:
- a CDS encoding type II toxin-antitoxin system HicA family toxin encodes MKFPHDAPLTRVIKSLEVLGFHVVRLGNHISMERNNLDNTSTPLTLPGHNKIKGSTLRMICTQAGIPREEFIEAYENSG; translated from the coding sequence ATGAAATTCCCGCACGACGCTCCTCTAACCCGGGTAATCAAATCTCTGGAGGTATTAGGATTTCATGTCGTTAGGTTGGGAAATCACATTTCAATGGAAAGAAACAACCTGGATAATACGAGCACCCCACTTACTCTGCCAGGTCACAATAAAATAAAGGGTTCTACGCTTCGAATGATTTGTACACAGGCGGGAATACCTCGTGAAGAATTTATCGAAGCCTACGAAAACTCCGGATAA
- a CDS encoding ATP-binding protein: METKDGVLIPNYAGLLLLGKEEIITTYLPTHEVFFQVLDERGDVRLNDVFHGPLSRVLQEIEDRFNARNAEREVIVGLFRVPIPDYSSEGFREAMMNAILHRDYAKSGSVFIQWQADHILITNPGGFPEGVTLDNILVHEPKPRNPRLAEVFRRIGLVETTGRGVDKIYIGQITYGRPIPDYSRTDSNAVRVVLPGGESSLEFAALVFEQDKNGKSLKLDELLILNALHSERRITTAEAGNLTQKGLNSAKATLERLIERGLVQGVGEKGGRHYILSPRVYKRLNESSAYVRAKGFDRIQQEQMIITWLKEHGKITRSGVMDLCTLTGSQASKLLNKMVEKYPSIQQKGTRKGTYYVWEE, translated from the coding sequence GTGGAAACCAAGGATGGAGTGCTCATCCCCAATTACGCCGGTCTATTGCTCCTTGGAAAGGAAGAAATCATCACGACCTATTTGCCTACCCATGAGGTATTCTTCCAGGTTCTCGATGAACGGGGAGATGTCAGGCTTAATGATGTGTTTCATGGCCCGCTCTCCCGTGTTCTTCAGGAGATTGAGGATCGTTTCAATGCCCGGAATGCTGAACGCGAAGTAATCGTTGGGTTATTCCGTGTTCCGATTCCGGATTATTCTTCTGAAGGGTTTCGTGAAGCGATGATGAATGCCATTCTTCACCGGGATTATGCAAAATCCGGGTCGGTGTTCATCCAGTGGCAGGCAGACCATATTCTCATTACCAATCCCGGAGGGTTTCCTGAAGGGGTCACCCTAGACAACATCCTCGTACATGAACCGAAGCCCCGGAACCCGCGACTTGCTGAAGTCTTCCGGAGAATCGGACTTGTGGAAACGACCGGGCGGGGTGTCGATAAGATCTACATCGGTCAGATCACCTATGGCAGACCGATTCCCGATTACTCACGAACTGATTCAAATGCGGTCCGGGTGGTTCTCCCGGGAGGAGAGTCGTCGCTTGAATTCGCTGCCCTGGTCTTTGAACAGGATAAAAACGGGAAATCTCTGAAACTTGATGAATTGCTGATTTTAAATGCCCTCCATTCAGAGCGGAGGATTACCACCGCTGAAGCCGGCAACCTGACCCAGAAAGGATTGAATTCAGCGAAGGCTACGCTTGAACGACTTATAGAAAGAGGGCTTGTCCAAGGAGTTGGAGAGAAAGGAGGCAGACATTACATCCTATCTCCAAGAGTGTACAAGCGGCTGAATGAATCCTCAGCTTATGTCAGGGCCAAAGGGTTTGATAGAATCCAGCAGGAACAGATGATTATAACCTGGCTTAAAGAACATGGAAAAATTACCCGGTCCGGGGTGATGGATTTATGCACCCTCACCGGATCCCAAGCTTCGAAATTACTCAATAAAATGGTTGAGAAGTACCCTTCGATTCAGCAAAAAGGGACCAGGAAGGGGACATATTATGTCTGGGAGGAGTGA
- a CDS encoding ATP-binding protein, with protein sequence MDEEEIRRLAAAGEGLGREFKSELHRIQSDDEIVSDIVAMTNTDGGVLLLGVEDDGTVTGIPNRSGTGIDPVKIRAMIYTKTVPNINTRISVVPVDDVRVISIEVDQHPEICSTSQGKALHRIIETQGKPQSVPFYPRDHLS encoded by the coding sequence ATGGATGAGGAGGAGATCCGGAGATTAGCCGCAGCGGGTGAGGGTCTGGGCAGGGAGTTCAAATCTGAACTCCACCGGATCCAAAGCGATGATGAGATTGTATCTGATATTGTGGCAATGACAAATACCGACGGAGGAGTGCTTCTCCTTGGAGTTGAGGATGACGGGACAGTAACCGGAATCCCCAATCGGTCAGGTACGGGGATTGATCCGGTTAAGATCAGAGCGATGATCTACACCAAGACTGTGCCAAATATTAATACACGTATATCGGTTGTGCCTGTTGATGACGTTCGGGTTATCTCGATTGAGGTGGATCAACACCCGGAGATCTGCTCGACCTCTCAAGGGAAAGCACTCCATCGGATTATTGAGACTCAGGGAAAGCCTCAATCTGTTCCGTTCTATCCCCGGGATCATCTCTCCTAG
- a CDS encoding type II toxin-antitoxin system HicB family antitoxin — protein sequence MNQIKIIVEHHPDGYIAYPVGLNGVVIGEGDTYQEALDDVTSAMRFHLETFGNKAFLDYDLIGAELAEVVI from the coding sequence ATGAATCAAATAAAAATAATCGTTGAACATCATCCTGATGGATATATTGCCTATCCTGTAGGATTGAACGGGGTTGTTATTGGTGAGGGTGACACGTACCAGGAAGCATTAGATGATGTAACTTCAGCAATGCGGTTTCACCTCGAAACCTTTGGAAATAAGGCATTCCTGGACTATGATCTCATCGGAGCTGAACTCGCTGAGGTTGTTATCTGA